The proteins below come from a single Lates calcarifer isolate ASB-BC8 linkage group LG11, TLL_Latcal_v3, whole genome shotgun sequence genomic window:
- the hs3st2 gene encoding LOW QUALITY PROTEIN: heparan sulfate glucosamine 3-O-sulfotransferase 2 (The sequence of the model RefSeq protein was modified relative to this genomic sequence to represent the inferred CDS: deleted 1 base in 1 codon) — translation MAHRFLSSANRFSARFAFIFTVSLSCTYLCYSIIFCRSTIMTNQGYEGKRCPPSKNAGGKKLLGNVDNCASLEVRSALDETAAQRGSGGPRDQSKAPASSGSHWADVKLRNMSVAQKYGNKKLPNALIVGVKKGGTRAVLEFIRIHPDVRALGTEPHFFDRNYDRGLDWYRGLMPRTLDSQITLEKTPSYFVTREAPKRISSMSHETKLIVVVRNPVTRAISDYTQTLSKKPDIPTFEDLAFKNRSLGLVDTSWNAIRIGMYILHLENWLQYFRLSQMHFVSGERLITDPAGEMGRVQDFLGLKRIITDKHFYFNRTKGFPCLKKPESSSQPRCLGKSKGRTHVQIDQEVIEQLQEFYRPFNVKFYETVGQDFKWD, via the exons ATGGCACATAGGTTCCTTTCATCTGCGAACAGATTCAGCGCGAGATTCGCCTTCATattcactgtgtcactgtcttGCACCTATTTATGCTATAGTATCATTTTTTGTCGCAGCACAATCATGACAAACCAGGGTTATGAGGGGAAGAGGTGCCCGCCGAGCAAGAACGCGGGAGGGAAGAAACTTCTTGGAAATGTAGACAATTGCGCGTCGCTGGAAGTCAGGTCCGCTCTGGATGAGACTGCTGCCCAACGAGGATCGGGTGGTCCCCGCGACCAAAGTAAAGCCCCTGCCTCGTCTGGGAGTCACTGGGCTGACGTGAAGTTGAGAAACATGAGCGTGGCGCAGAAATATGGGAATAAGAAGCTGCCAAACGCATTAATAGTCGGGGTAAAGAAAGGAGGCACTAGGGCGGTGCTGGAGTTCATCCGGATACATCCAGATGTGCGCGCACTCGGAACAGAGCCGCACTTTTTCGACAGGAACTACGACAGAGGGCTGGACTGGTACAG GGGACTAATGCCACGGACACTAGACAGCCAGATCACATTAGAGAAGACTCCCAGCTACTTTGTCACCAGAGAGGCACCGAAG CGTATCTCCAGCATGTCCCATGAGACCAAGCTGATCGTTGTGGTGCGCAACCCAGTCACAAGAGCCATCTCTGACTACACACAGACTCTTTCCAAGAAGCCAGACATCCCCACATTTGAAGATCTGGCCTTTAAGAACAGAAGCTTAGGTCTCGTCGACACCTCCTGGAATGCCATTCGGATCGGGATGTACATACTGCACCTGGAGAACTGGCTGCAGTACTTTCGGCTGTCGCAGATGCACTTTGTGAGTGGGGAGCGGCTGATCACTGATCCGGCGGGGGAGATGGGCCGTGTTCAGGACTTCTTAGGACTGAAACGGATAATCACAGACAAGCACTTCTACTTTAATCGAACCAAAGGCTTCCCCTGTCTGAAAAAGCCAGAGAGCAGCAGCCAGCCACGCTGCCTCGGCAAATCCAAGGGTAGGACTCACGTGCAGATCGACCAGGAAGTCATAGAGCAGCTGCAAGAGTTTTATAGGCCATTTAATGTCAAGTTCTATGAAACTGTGGGACAAGACTTCAAGTGGGATTAA